GCACCTTTGCCATGAATTCTGGACTTTCGCTCTATGCTAATTATAAAAAGGAAAACAAGGTTTGGGACACCCAGCTGAACGTCAACCTGGGTTTTAACAGACAAGCCGACAGGGATTTCCGTACGCGTAAAACCAACGACAATTTCCAGTTTGTCAGCAACTATGGGCGGGAACTGTCAGAATTCTTCTACCTGTCCACTCAGCTGGATGCCAGAACCCAGCTTCTCCCTGGGTATAAATACTCGAAACCTTCCGGAAGTGAACAGGAAATCAGGACGAAAATTTCAGATTTGTTATCTCCCGGCTATGTACAATCCTCCACGGGTTTGAACTACAGGAAAACCTACAAAGACAAGAGTAAGGTCTCCGTGATTCTCTCTCCTTTTACCGGAAGGTTCACCATAGTATTAGACGATTCCCTGAGCAGAGCCGGGGCTTTTGGGGTGGTACCCGGTGAAAATGTACGGGCCGAGGCAGGAATGTCCCTGGCTGCTTCTGTAGCAGAGGTTCAGCTGATGAAAAATGTCACTTGGAAATCCGACCTAAACCTCTTTTCGAATTATGAGGTGTTTGGCAATATGGTGGTAAACTTCAATTCCATCATCCGTATGCGGGTCAATAAATTCATTTCTACTAGAATAGAAACCGTGATTATTTACGATGAAAGTGTATTTATCCAGCAGGATGACGGCACCTCCAAACAGGCCATCCAACTCCAAAACCTGATAAATTTTGGGATTTCTCTGGACTTCTAAAAGTCTGTCTCCAAGCCAAACCTCCGCTGAAACTCAGTCAGGGCAGGATGAAGTTCTTTCAGGCGCATGAACTTATCCGTGTCGGTGTAATATACTTTTTGCTTTTGCTCGAGTTCTTCTTTGAGTTCTATAGAAATTTTAAAGCCCGAAGCCCCGGATATTTCCCGGATCAACTGCATCAGTTCCGGTTTCATTTTCTGAGCGATTTCCTCCTGCACATGCCCCATGACCTCTAAGACCAGCAGGCCTTCCTGAGCACACATTGCCTGACCTAGTATGGCCAGCTCCATTCCTTTGCCCAGCCCCTGGTAATGGGCTTTTACCTTGGGTAAAGTCTCATCAAACACCTTCGCACTCAAAGCAATCCCCTGGTCTACAAATTTTGGCTTCACCTCTTCTTGGGCATCCTGAGCGGCATTCACCTCCTGCTTGGCCCTGTCGTCAACCAGTTTTTTGGTTTGGCCCAGGTTCTTGGGAATGGCAATAGTCTTCTGTAGCGGACTTGCTTTGGAAGTGCTGGAAGTAGGGATAGGAATGGGTGCTGCCTGATCTTTAGCCTCCGGTTCAGCTGCGTCCGTCAGACTTTTTTTTTTGCTTCAGCCGCTGCCAGGCTTGCCAGTTTGAATGCCTGCGGGAGTTTGGCCATTTTCATCAGCGCAAGCTCTACATGCAGTCGCTGGTTTTTGGAAGTCTTATAATTGATATCGCATTGATTTGCAATATTCAGTGCGGAAAGCAAAAAAGAAGCGGATGCGGATTCAGTCTGCTGCAAATATCGCTCACGCGCCGCCTCAGACACTTCGATCAGCTCCACTGTAGCGGAGTCTTTGGCCACCAAAAGGTCTCTAAAGTGCTCACAGAGTCCCACTATGAAATTATGGCCATCAAAGCCCTTTTTCAAAATCTCATCGAAGATCAGGAGAACCTGTGACAAGTCTTCCCCCACCAGCGCATCTACCACTTTGAAGTAGTAATCGTAATCCAGAATATGGAGATTCCCTATGGTTTCCTGATAAGTCACCTTTTTTCCGGCGGAATAAGTGACGATCAGGTCAAACATGGAAAGTGCATCGCGCAGGGCTCCGTCGGCTTTTGTGGCAATCAGGCGAAGCGCTTCCTCTTCGTAATCCACCTTTTCCTTCTCAGCGATGTGCTGCAAGTGTCCCGCGATGTCCTTGATTTGAATTCTATTGAAATCAAAAATCTGACAGCGGGAAAGAATGGTGGGGATAATCTTATGTTTCTCGGTAGTCGCCAAAATGAAGATGGCATACTTAGGAGGCTCCTCCAGGGTTTTCAAAAAAGCATTGAAAGCCTGATTGGAAAGCATGTGCACCTCATCTATGATATAGACTTTGTATTGTCCTTTTTGAGGGGCATAGCGGACCTGATCCACCAGGTTACGGATATCATCTACGGAGTTATTCGAGGCAGCATCTAGCTCGTAGATATTGAAGGAGCTGTTGTTCTGAAAAGAAACGCAGGATTCACATTTTCCGCAGGCTTCGTAGTCAGCACCCAGGTTTTCACAGTTAATCGTCTTAGCGAGGATACGGGCACAGGTAGTCTTGCCCACACCACGTGGACCACAAAACAAAAAAGCCTGAGCTAAGTGATTGTTTTTGATCGCATTTTGAAGGGTGGTGGTGATATGTTGCTGCCCCACTACACTTCTGAAATCTGCCGGTCTGTATTTTCTTGCCGAAACGACGAAATTTTCCATCGCTGCAAGATATAAAAAACTCCCTACTCAGAAAGCCTGAAATCCGAGCTATTCAAAAGATTTTCCGTAAAGAATTGAGTTTGAAGGCCATCTTTTGGAAGAAATGAAAAAAGAGTAATCAGGAATCAGTGGTCGGCATTCAGTATTTCAGTGCAGATGTCCACGGACCACTGAGGACAGCCACCTGCTTTTTTCAAACTTTAAACTTTTCAATTTAAATTTTAAACTACCTGATTTTCTTCCTAGGAACTAAAATTGGATTACTTTTGTCATCCCACTACGAAAATGGGGCTGACCGGTTTTGACAGTAAGTGTGAATATCGGGCTCGCATGCAGGCTGGAGTATGTACGGCCTTGAAAGATTCATACACACTATAAATGGCGAAAATTCTTACGCCATGGCTGCCTAATCTAACCTCATAGGATAGATTGCTTAAAGGGTTGAGTCACGATAGTGATTCCCCGGCCACATCTCACCGCCCGTTATCTGATCCGGGTGGATCTGAGGTGTCGACTTGATCGGGTTGCGGCTTGTGATGCTATTAAGCAGGTCTAAGGTCAATAGCTAAGCCGAGACAAGGTGTGTCATCCAGCATATCTCGGTCGAAAACCGAACAGGTGACTAAGCATGTAGACGGTACGTTGTTTCCTTATCTGGACGCGAGTTCGAATCTCGCCAGCTCCACGGAAAAGGCACAAATCTGATTTTAAAGGATTTGTGCCTTTGTTTTTTTGAAGGGCAATCCAGCAGATGCTTATAGCATTCACCTCAAAAACAGCCCAAACAAGAAAAAATGCTAGAAAATGAACTTTTGATTATTCATGGAACGAAATTGTTACCTGCTGGCCTTCTGTCCCCCGTGTCGCTGTAAGCCTTGTCAATATTGAGTTTCGGTGTCATTCTCTGCTGTGTTTTTCGGGATGTGTATCGGTGTATTTTTATTTTTTTTGAAGCGTTGGGGGATTTTTCTAAAACAATTTTGTCTGCGGTGGCAAAGCAAGCTCTTTTGCAATTTGTGGTCTGTGCGTTGGCTTTCTCAAATTGCAAATGTGCTTGCTTTATCGTTGGCTTTCCTTTGGTTTCATAAATATTGATATTAAAAGTCCTATTCCTACAACTACGTCAATTATGTTCCAAATCTCTCTGCCAAGTGCGATTTTGAAAAAAGGTTGAAATAGTAAAGCATGTCCACCGTAAATTCTCATTTATGTCTGTCTGCCTTGTTCTTTTTCTTGATAGGCTAAAATTGCAAAACCAACTAGACCTGACAAACTGGTAAAATCCATAAGGCATATCAACCAGACAAAGGAAAAATAATGTGGCTAAACTAAGCTTAATAAATTTGCCCATAACTTTCTTATCTGTAAACCGGCATCGTAGGATAAGGAATAAATCCATCTAATATCGGGGTTATACCTGTTTTTAAAGCTAATGTCAAGGTTAATAAAATCGCTGAGAAAGTGATAAGAGAATGGAGATTGTTGTTTGCAACTTCTACAAAAATATTATCCCCCCTTTGGAACAAGCTAAACAATAATGTGGAAAACCATAATAGCCCACTAAACAAAATTAAAACAATCGCTAAAAAGATACAGTAAAACGATATTTCCCTGATAATCAAATCATTTCCCTCGAATTGCCCCGGGAGGATTTTGGTAAGGGTCTGAAAAGATGGAACAAGTTCGCTCAATAATAATCCACCAGAAATGAACAACACTCCCTTAAAAAGTGGGACAGTTATCGGGTTTTCGTTTTCTGATAATTTGTTCTTCAATTTGAAACGAACAAGCCCATTTAAAAGATATAGCGTAAGCGCTGAACTAACCAATACAGCAAGTGAGATTATAATATTTGTCATAATTAAAGGTTTTTGTTTGAAATTAATGATACGTTCCAAAACCGCATATCCGAGATTTCACGTGGGATAATTCCAGGCGGTACGCCCTGTGAAGTAGTCTCCCAAACTACGTATCGTTTACCGTTTATTGTCTTTGACAAACCGTTGTAGGGTAGGTTTATTCCAATAATTGAGTGTTTATATAGTTCGCTGGACAGCATTGCGACTTCATAGCCATAATGGTTTAAAACCGTGAAGAGTAAAAGTGTCCGGGTGTCGCAATCCCCCACCAAACTTGCCATAAACTCAACGGGCGAAAGCAATCCATATTTGATATGACCTTGGCAATTGCCCCCTGTACTCAAATATTCCCTAATAAAATCATCATTATAAATGCGGGAATCACAAGCATCAGGCAATATTAGGGAATAAGGTATGTCCTGAATCAAAGTAACGATAACCTCTGCCAATTCGATTTGGGTTAAATTGTTTTCTACTTGTAAACTATCTAACATTGAGTACATCAAGTCCAATTTATTCCTGTCGTAATCGTAAATAGTGGACACAATTCTATTGTATTGGGATGTACTTTGCAAAGGAATCGGCAGATTATTCCTTAGTTGTGTAGCGTTGCGATAATCGGTAACTCTTACTTCAATATTTGCTGCATATTCCTGTTTGGAATAGTCTTGCCAAATCCTGTGATGCGATATTATACTCTCTCCCGTTATAGGGTCGGGTTTTGCCTCCCTCCCTTCCTTTTCTGTATCTGTAACAACGTCTCGTTTTACTACTGGCGATTTAATGGTGGTTATGAAAAGCGAAATGACACCAAGGATTAAAAATAAAAAGAACGCAATTCCGGCAAGCCTAAATAACCATTTAAAGAGGTTGAAAATGACATCACCAAACGTGGACAATAGATAAACTAATCCAATCACAATGGCAATGGGCAAAATAATCTCCCATCCGTAAGTTAACAGTGGAATGACAATAGCTGCCACAAAAAGGATTTGAATCAATATTCCTAAAATCTCCCACAACGAATAACCGGAACCATAACTACTTTGCTTTTCCCAAGGTCCCCAATACATTGAGCCATCGGAAAAGTAATATTCCCAACGCTTATAATTTCCAGATGTCTCGGTATTACCCGTTTGTTTATACGTCTTGGCTTTAGTTGAAACAGGATTAGGAATAGGTACTTTAGTAACTTCTTCGGGAACTTCTACTTGGATGTACTCTACATTATAATGTTTTATATACCCTGAAATGTCTCCAATAATATCACCAAAAACCTTTTTGTCTTCATAAATCTGATTCGAGAGCTTAAAGTTGCTTAATTTTGTCTCGTTTAGGTTTACAGTGTAGGTTTTAACACTACCGTTTTCATCCCTTACCTCTATGGGCAAGTTTCCAGGAAGATTGGTAAGGAACTTTTCAATGGGTTGAAATTCCTCTGGTTCCCCAGTTTCCCAATGTCTAATGTGGTCTTTGTCCTTAGTTGTTTTGATCTCTCCACTTATTACCTCAAGGTCATAAAAGTTCTCGTGTTGACCATCCGATTTTCTTGGGTCGAAATAACCAATAAATTTCCCTTTGAACTCACCTTTTATATAAGTTCTTCGTTCAATTTGCATTTCTATTGTTTCATACTTAGGCATATAGGCTGTCTAGCAGGTCGCTTTCTGTTAAGATTTTTTTATCGTCAGTTTTCCTTATAGTATTAAAAGGTGGGTCTGTATAAAGCTCGGTATATTGAACTTCTACCCCATGCCTATACCTGAAAATTCTTCTATATCGTTCTTTAAACAATTCATACTCGGACCTTACCAAGTGGGATTCTACATAGTGCTTGGTTCTATAAAAAACACTATCTTTATGAATATATATTTTAAGATAAGCTGGAATAATGAAAATTACAATAACTAAAAAGGTAAAAAACCAACAAAATGGGAATTTTCTGTTTAATATAACAATACCTTGAATATAGTAGTCAGATCCTTCGACCAGTTGCTCCATTGATTTAATCAGCCGATCTCTTTCAGCTTCTCTTGAATGAATCAACTTTTCAAAATTTGATTTTTCTGTTTCATCTATCTCACTATTCAAGGCCTCTTTTTGTGTACCTAATTTTTTAATTGCAATAATTTCTTTTTCAAAATATTCTTGTGTAGAATTCTTATATCGTTCAAGTTTATCCTTTTTAAACGCCTCTAATTCCAACTCCAATTGTTCTGAAACAACAAGTCTCTCAATTGGTTTAGATACAATTATTGCAATAAAGCCAATGAAAATAACTCTAATTGTAGTTGAGATATATCGAGCTGTTTTGTTTGGAATGTATGGAAATCCCGTCTTCGATAGTGTATAAAGAAGGAAAAGGTAGATGTTTGTAATCATCCAAGCAAAGAATAATCCAACTGGAACACCTACATATATATTTCGAAATAACTGAGAAAAAGCCAAATAACAACTAAGAAAACAGAATGAGAAAATGAAAGCAACCAGTGAACCAATTATTGTAAAATGACGTTTTGTTCGTTGGCCACATTTTCCTATTACGTTAAAGTCATCTCCAGTTAATTTCCAAAAAAAATGATTAAAATTCATTTTATTCTTCTTTTTGAAAATCTTGGACTTTAATAAATTCTTGTGGATTTGCATCAATCTTTTTCATCATATTCTCTTTGTATTTGGATATAGCATATTGGGTTAATTCTTCTTGAGTTTTGAGTAATGATTTCTTTTCTACAAGTAATTTTTCTGATTTTAGATGAGTTATTAAATCCCTCTCCTGCCCATTTTTATCTTTGTGATAGTTGTACTGTATGTAAATTCCCTGCTCAGCTTTAATCAGTTCCTCAACATTATGTTTAAGGAAATCATAGGGAGACTTTATTAACATTAATTTAAAGAAAATGGGAGTCAATTCAATCGCTAAGAAAAGGAGAGTGATAAATAAGGATATCCAAACTCCAGCTATTTTGTGAGCAAGTTTAATCCGTTGTAATAAACCATCAAGGCCAGCTGCTACTTGTTGATTTTTAGCCAGTTCTTCATCCATTTCTAAGATTAGCTTTCTTTTGTTATTTGTTAATTCCGTAATACGCTCTTCATTGGTTTCATCAAACATATTCTGCTCTGCAATTAACCTGTCAACATTATCTTTTAAAGCCTTGGCAAGTGGACCATTACCTGGAATTGTTCCAGACACCTTCCCATTTAGTTGGTCAGTATAATCCTGTTCTGCTTTCTTTATTCTTTCAATTATATCCTTTCTATTTTCTGAAATTTCTTCAAGTTGAATATCAATTAGTGACAAGCGATCTTCGTAATTAGCTCTTGTTCGTCCTTCATATTCTTTTCTTGTTTTAAGCTGTTCTTCGTGTAGAGCCGCATCAATTTCTGATTTAAACATTCGAATTTCAACAGGTTTTGAGATTGTTAATGCAATAATAGCCCCCATTAGTAGCCTAGGAATAGCGCCTTTAAGCTCACCCCAAGTAATAGCTTCGGTTCCGTCACCTACCCCTGTACTTGAAACAATAAAACGGTCTAGATTAAAAATCATCAGTCCCCAAAAAGCCCCAAACACCAGTGAAAGCATAGTTATTGTCCAGCTAACGCTTTCTCGTTCAATAGCTGACCCCCTTGGTTCAAAAATTGTATAAAAAGCATATCCACCAGCCAAAGCTGCCATTAATCCTGTAGCAACAATGATACCCCCAAGACACATATATTTTACTTGGTCTGAATAAGTTGAACGTTCCAAGATGTATCGATCACCTCCTGCAGCCTTCCAAAAGAACCGCATGATACTTGATGATTTTGGGCTTTGATAAAAATCTCTTTCCATATTGTTATTTTTTTTTGGTTAGATAATTAAACTTTTCAAACGGTTCGTGCTGAATTTTCAAATTTTGCGGGGTTATTCTAGGAGTTTTCATATCGATAATAATATTTGTCGATTCGGCTAATACGCATCTTAATTTTTGATGGGCAAGTGGGATTGATATTGGCTGTGAGATAATTGTTATATGAATAAATTTATTGGTTATTTCTAATGAAGAGGCTTCAAGTAGTACTTCTTTAGTTACCTTATGCCTTATTCCAAAAAAAGTAATCTTAA
This genomic window from Algoriphagus sp. TR-M9 contains:
- a CDS encoding DNA polymerase III subunit gamma/tau, with protein sequence MENFVVSARKYRPADFRSVVGQQHITTTLQNAIKNNHLAQAFLFCGPRGVGKTTCARILAKTINCENLGADYEACGKCESCVSFQNNSSFNIYELDAASNNSVDDIRNLVDQVRYAPQKGQYKVYIIDEVHMLSNQAFNAFLKTLEEPPKYAIFILATTEKHKIIPTILSRCQIFDFNRIQIKDIAGHLQHIAEKEKVDYEEEALRLIATKADGALRDALSMFDLIVTYSAGKKVTYQETIGNLHILDYDYYFKVVDALVGEDLSQVLLIFDEILKKGFDGHNFIVGLCEHFRDLLVAKDSATVELIEVSEAARERYLQQTESASASFLLSALNIANQCDINYKTSKNQRLHVELALMKMAKLPQAFKLASLAAAEAKKKV
- a CDS encoding DUF3078 domain-containing protein, whose amino-acid sequence is MSKYLLFLGLFLGLSLSTLAQDRQYIPDTVLINGDTLLMLGDSLLIEEPKKEIFWKTGGNYNLNIQQVTLSNWAAGGSSTFAMNSGLSLYANYKKENKVWDTQLNVNLGFNRQADRDFRTRKTNDNFQFVSNYGRELSEFFYLSTQLDARTQLLPGYKYSKPSGSEQEIRTKISDLLSPGYVQSSTGLNYRKTYKDKSKVSVILSPFTGRFTIVLDDSLSRAGAFGVVPGENVRAEAGMSLAASVAEVQLMKNVTWKSDLNLFSNYEVFGNMVVNFNSIIRMRVNKFISTRIETVIIYDESVFIQQDDGTSKQAIQLQNLINFGISLDF
- a CDS encoding DUF4407 domain-containing protein, which encodes MERDFYQSPKSSSIMRFFWKAAGGDRYILERSTYSDQVKYMCLGGIIVATGLMAALAGGYAFYTIFEPRGSAIERESVSWTITMLSLVFGAFWGLMIFNLDRFIVSSTGVGDGTEAITWGELKGAIPRLLMGAIIALTISKPVEIRMFKSEIDAALHEEQLKTRKEYEGRTRANYEDRLSLIDIQLEEISENRKDIIERIKKAEQDYTDQLNGKVSGTIPGNGPLAKALKDNVDRLIAEQNMFDETNEERITELTNNKRKLILEMDEELAKNQQVAAGLDGLLQRIKLAHKIAGVWISLFITLLFLAIELTPIFFKLMLIKSPYDFLKHNVEELIKAEQGIYIQYNYHKDKNGQERDLITHLKSEKLLVEKKSLLKTQEELTQYAISKYKENMMKKIDANPQEFIKVQDFQKEE
- a CDS encoding DUF4407 domain-containing protein; this translates as MNFNHFFWKLTGDDFNVIGKCGQRTKRHFTIIGSLVAFIFSFCFLSCYLAFSQLFRNIYVGVPVGLFFAWMITNIYLFLLYTLSKTGFPYIPNKTARYISTTIRVIFIGFIAIIVSKPIERLVVSEQLELELEAFKKDKLERYKNSTQEYFEKEIIAIKKLGTQKEALNSEIDETEKSNFEKLIHSREAERDRLIKSMEQLVEGSDYYIQGIVILNRKFPFCWFFTFLVIVIFIIPAYLKIYIHKDSVFYRTKHYVESHLVRSEYELFKERYRRIFRYRHGVEVQYTELYTDPPFNTIRKTDDKKILTESDLLDSLYA